The Paucidesulfovibrio gracilis DSM 16080 genomic sequence GCCTGGGAACCAATGCTCTCCAACACCTGTCCAAGCCCTGTGGCCGTATTTTCGAGCTGCTCCTGCAACATTTGCTCGCCCTGGCTCAACCCCTGCTCCAAGCCTTCCTGGCGGGCCTGTTCCCGGAGTGCCTCAGCCTCCTGCATGGCTTTCGTAATAATGTCCTTGGCCATGCTCTGGGCTTTGGCCCGAACGCGGGTCACGAACTCCTGGTCCATGGCCTCGTCCCACGAAAGCCGCTTCTTGCCCTCCAACTCCTGGATGGACATGCGGTCCGGTCCGGGAGTATCCACTCCCAGAAAAACGCGTCCGGGTTGTTGCGCATTCTGCCGATCAGATAAAGACATCGCCCCCACCTCTGCTGATGGCAATCTTGCCCTCGTCCTCCAGGCGGCGGACGGTCTTGACGATATTTTGTTGCGCGGTCTCCACTTCCGAAAGCTTGACCGGACCCATGATTTCCAAATCTTCCTTGATCATGGCCCCCGCACGTTCCGAAAGGTTGGAAAGGAACTTGTCCTTGAGATCGTCGCTGGCTCCCTTGAGCGCCAGGGTAAGGTCTTCGTTGGACACTTCCTTGAGCAATTCGCGGATGGAACGGTCGTCGATGGCCTTGATGTCCTCGAACACAAACATGAGGTTGCGGATTTCGTCGGCCATTTGCGAGGATTCCTCCTCGATTTCCGCCAGCACTTCTTCCTCGGTTTCGCGATTGACCGCGTTGAGGATTTCGGCCACGGATCCGACGCCGCCGACCTTTTTGCCTTCCTTGCCGCCAATGGCGATAAGCTGGCTTTGCAAAACCTTGTCCACTTCCATGAGCATCTCCTCGGCCACGGCTTCCAGCTTGGCAAGACGCATGAGCACCTCGGCGCGCACGCCGGAAGGCAGGCTTTGGATCA encodes the following:
- the fliG gene encoding flagellar motor switch protein FliG yields the protein MAEYTGQQKTAIVLLALGEKFTSEAFKRMERAEIAAVSKAMLETDSIPKEDVLDVLKEFNEQLAYGAEMLMGGSEQVKRLLTKTLDSETAKYILDSLDIATGPTPFQELENVSPKILAQILRNEHPQTLALIMGHLHPEQAAELIQSLPSGVRAEVLMRLAKLEAVAEEMLMEVDKVLQSQLIAIGGKEGKKVGGVGSVAEILNAVNRETEEEVLAEIEEESSQMADEIRNLMFVFEDIKAIDDRSIRELLKEVSNEDLTLALKGASDDLKDKFLSNLSERAGAMIKEDLEIMGPVKLSEVETAQQNIVKTVRRLEDEGKIAISRGGGDVFI